A part of Nerophis lumbriciformis linkage group LG25, RoL_Nlum_v2.1, whole genome shotgun sequence genomic DNA contains:
- the LOC133622063 gene encoding uncharacterized protein, with translation MVAGNYNKEEDMARTESIIFALLLAAAATIARTTATTVSAETSAATPTTAAATTAAPTPTTAAATNDDPTPTTAAATNDDPTPTTAAATNDDPTPTTAAATTAAPTPTTAAATTAAATPTTAAATTAAATPTTAAATTPAPTPTTAAATTAAATPTTAAATTPSPTTTIAAATTAAPTPTTAAATTAGPTPTTAAATTAGPTPTTAAATTAAPTPTTAAATTAAPTPTTAAATTAAATPTTAAATTAAPTPTTAAATTAAPTPTTAAATTAAATPTTAAATTAGPTPTTAAATTAAPTPTTAAATTPAPTPTTAAATTATPTPTTAAATTASPTPTTAAATTATPTPTTAAATTAAATPTTAAPTTAAPTTTTAAATTVASTATLDASRPAVVMLVVISLTLAQMLIDF, from the exons ATGGTCGCTGGAAACTACAACAAG GAAGAAGACATGGCAAGGACAGAATCCATCATATTCGCTCTGCTACTTGCAG CCGCAGCTACCATTGCTCGCACCACCGCCACTACAGTCTCTGCTGAAACTTCTGCCGCCACTCCCACCACAGCCGCTGCTACAACTGCTGCCCCCACTCCCACCACAGCTGCTGCTACAAATGATGACCCCACTCCCACCACAGCTGCTGCTACAAATGATGACCCCACTCCCACCACAGCTGCTGCTACAAATGATGACCCCACTCCCACCACAGCCGCTGCTACAACTGCTGCCCCCACTCCCACCACAGCAGCTGCTACAACAGCTGCCGCCACTCCCACCACAGCCGCTGCGACAACTGCTGCCGCCACTCCCACCACAGCCGCTGCTACAACTCCTGCCCCCACTCCCACCACAGCTGCTGCTACAACTGCTGCCGCTACTCCCACCACAGCCGCTGCTACAACTCCTTCCCCCACTACCACCATAGCCGCTGCGACAACTGCTGCCCCCACTCCCACCACAGCCGCTGCGACAACTGCTGGCCCCACTCCCACCACAGCCGCTGCAACAACTGCTGGCCCCACTCCCACCACAGCTGCTGCTACAACTGCTGCCCCCACTCCCACCACAGCAGCTGCTACAACTGCTGCCCCCACTCCCACCACAGCAGCTGCTACAACTGCTGCCGCCACTCCCACCACAGCCGCTGCGACAACTGCTGCCCCCACTCCCACCACAGCCGCTGCGACAACTGCTGCCCCCACTCCCACCACAGCAGCTGCTACAACTGCTGCCGCCACTCCCACCACAGCCGCTGCGACAACTGCTGGCCCCACTCCCACCACAGCCGCTGCGACAACTGCTGCCCCCACTCCCACCACAGCCGCTGCTACAACTCCTGCCCCCACTCCCACTACAGCCGCTGCGACAACTGCTACCCCCACTCCCACCACAGCCGCTGCGACAACTGCTTCCCCCACTCCTACCACAGCCGCTGCTACAACTGCTACCCCCACTCCCACCACAGCTGCTGCTACAACTGCTGCCGCCACTCCCACCACAGCCGCTCCTACAACTGCTGCCCCCACTACCACCACAGCCGCTGCTACAACTGTTGCCTCCACTGCCACCTTAGATGCTTCTCGGCCTGCAGTGGTCATGTTGGTAGTCATTTCCCTGACATTGGCGCAGATGCTGATAGACTTTTAG